A genome region from Plasmodium vivax chromosome 11, whole genome shotgun sequence includes the following:
- a CDS encoding hypothetical protein, conserved (encoded by transcript PVX_115460A): MRTAEKQLKSKSKSGSLITKNVDNMKKYTASNMTKMLLLCVELFLFISFISVLQNFNHGIHYNPRNSQQNEKARNGFITSRQLSLLHTHHHDHHHGHGIHSHGLHTHGLHDHGIHSHGIHSHGIHSHGIHNHGIHNHCSETIVESCGVGDPTSINKYKRDPSYNFPLDRCNKRLNRTHHHTTVFPDACTTTVHTTNTSCVNNLPYSPITPPCTTQYVNTHTHHHHSPHACEPGYSMVQAVIDDTIHSALAHSNMHCSPYSGCGGFRARYITPWVTRFMGLPIYGRGLVSLALLALPMIIVGVIIAVVAS; encoded by the exons ATGCGTACTGCTGAAAAACAATTGAAATCTAAAAGCAAAAGCGGAAGCTTAATTACCAAAAATGTAGATAACATGAAGAAATATACGGCTAGTAATATGACGAAAATGCTGCTCCTTTGCGTCGAACTTTTcctatttatttctttcataTCTGtgttacaaaattttaatcat gGCATACATTATAACCCTAGGAACAGTCaacaaaatgagaaagcCAGGAACGGCTTTATAACGAGCAGACAATTATCTCTTCTTCACACTCATCATCATGATCATCACCATGGACATGGCATTCATAGTCACGGTCTTCACACTCACGGTCTTCACGATCATGGCATTCACAGTCACGGCATCCACAGCCATGGCATTCACAGTCATGGAATTCACAACCATGGCATTCATAACCACTGTTCCGAAACCATTGTGGAAAGTTGTGGGGTAGGGGATCCCACTTccattaataaatataaacgtGATCCATCGTACAATTTCCCATTAGACAGATGTAACAAGAGATTGAATAGAACACATCATCACACCACCGTATTTCCAGATGCTTGTACAACAACTGTACATACGACGAATACCAGCTGCGTAAATAACTTACCATATTCCCCCATAACTCCTCCCTGCACAACTCAATACGTTAATACCCATACACATCATCACCATTCACCACATGCATGTGAACCAGGGTACTCGATGGTACAGGCAGTAATTGATGATACTATTCACAGTGCACTAGCCCATAGTAATATGCATTGTTCACCATATTCCGGCTGCGGGGGATTCAGGGCGCGATATATAACCCCATGGGTAACGAGGTTTATGGGGTTACCAATTTATGGTAGAGGATTAGTATCACTTGCTTTGCTTGCGTTACCAATGATTATTGTTGGAGTTATTATTGCAGTAGTAGCAAGTTAG
- a CDS encoding variable surface protein Vir24-related (encoded by transcript PVX_115485A) — translation MCNFFYSINSQENILQKFSEYQIYEEFSSKDNCYKYCNHCKNIYIFEKEYPGISDFSRLLVRNLYEIKNKNAGKNRCGYLYYWIYENAWRVFGDNWNKIHGKVPIDRLFNIGYEIINELKINECFYEYDTEISLEEWREKKDLHDYFNNYKSIKEKIMSDKIENQKYCKYFIYIKKLYKKYIMKCCKYYDHYSYMNTCSDYFECDRTYYPNNFLCSLNCKMDELSHDSNKAVKNIRIEEQKDSANFNSEISTKSLDSASTQDSQESIFNELMKDPFYISSLGGFTLLGTFMFFFLFYKVKSF, via the coding sequence atgtgtaattttttttattccattaATTCtcaggaaaatattttacaaaagttCTCTGAATATCAAATATATGAAGAATTCAGTAGTAAGGAtaattgttataaatattgcAATcactgtaaaaatatttatatttttgaaaaagaataTCCAGGGATTAGTGATTTTTCTAGATTGTTAGTAAGAAATTTATACGAAATAAAGAATAAGAATGCTGGGAAAAATCGTTGTGGATATTTATACTATTGGATATATGAGAATGCATGGAGGGTGTTTGGTGATAATTGGAATAAAATACATGGAAAAGTGCCTATCGATAGGCTTTTCAATATAGGTTATGAAATTATTaacgaattaaaaattaatgaatgtTTCTATGAATATGATACTGAAATTAGTTTAGAAgaatggagagaaaaaaaagatttgcatgattattttaataattataaaagtaTTAAAGAAAAGATTATGTCTGACAAAATAGAAAATCAAAAGTATTGTAAatactttatttatattaaaaaattatataaaaaatatataatgaaatgcTGTAAATATTACGATCATTATAGCTATATGAATACCTGTTCTGATTATTTTGAATGTGATAGAACATATTATCCGAATAATTTCTTATGTAGtttaaattgcaaaatggacgAATTATCTCATGACTCAAATAAAGcagttaaaaatataagaattgAAGAACAAAAGGATAGTGCGAACTTTAATTCAGAAATTAGCACAAAATCATTGGACAGCGCTAGCACACAAGACTCTCAAGAATctatatttaatgaattaaTGAAGGATCCTTTCTATATTTCCTCTTTAGGCGGTTTTACACTTTTGGGtacttttatgttttttttcctattttacaaggtaaaaagtttttaa
- a CDS encoding variable surface protein Vir14, putative (encoded by transcript PVX_115475A) — protein sequence MEEEDLDSKYENVPSQIFYKELNAELKDRVNTQWEKLKDLIEEQPLLKDVCDKLEKNLKSLNANPQSEMLSKKHCYDINYWLFDNVHNKLNIKEEDPLFYNIIDSVHSVWRDINESLPDKTHICKPDSTLMDMPVLKEFKHLFDFIENFAFFKAEAFKDTPKACTKYFKYLERSVQIYYAREIFCTNPESNMCNRYIDNYKSYNPKNVREELNVSKLIMELSKGMLEQL from the exons atggaagaagaggaTTTG GACTCGAAATATGAGAACGTGCCCTCACAGATATTTTACAAAGAACTGAATGCTGAATTGAAGGACAGGGTTAATACACAATGGGAAAAGTTAAAAGATTTAATAGAAGAACAACCTTTACTTAAAGATGTTTGCGACaaacttgaaaaaaatttaaaatccTTAAACGCTAATCCTCAGTCAGAGATGTTAAGTAAGAAGCATTGTTATGATATAAATTACTGGTTATTTGATAATGTACATAACAAGCTTAATATTAAAGAGGAGGACcctcttttttataacattatcGATAGTGTCCATAGTGTATGGAGAGATATAAATGAGAGTTTGCCAGATAAGACTCATATATGTAAACCAGATTCAACGTTAATGGACATGCCTGTTTTGAAGGAATTTAAGCATTTGTTTGATTTTATTGAAAACTTTGCGTTTTTTAAAGCAGAAGCTTTTAAGGATACTCCCAAGGCATGCacgaaatattttaaatacctTGAACGTAGTGTCCAAATATATTATGCAAGGGAGATCTTTTGTACTAACCCAGAAAGTAATATGTGCAATAGATATATTGATAACTACAAATCTTATAATCCAAAAAATGTTAGAGAAGAATTAAACGTGTCTAAACTTATTATGG AACTGTCCAAGGGGATGTTGGAACAACTGTAG
- a CDS encoding tryptophan-rich antigen (Pv-fam-a) (encoded by transcript PVX_115465A), whose amino-acid sequence MDDVDSNTLDGDLVDSNLDSQILDEAEIGNDLLDGGALDTEAVDFGAPESEALLNDGFEGDVLDGGMPTDNVVLDDIPDEGMYTQDNVDDTAMNPDFTDKAGLGEEIMDHEMLGDQPMSEEMLGDAMAGDAYGTEENVDVQYDTEGVVDSEYQADEAPYGDDVVEEMPDADYASEELDGMDDTTLGEINSEDVNLETDEYANVDTEDSHYDNVEAGTSDYVETEKVEPAVVESVNTVSRNTPGNRNNMFRGNVLGGGSVLSREMLDKAFLAKFEDSGFLQRLKDSYRNFFTPKGFLGFFLSLLSIALFTIMCANFLKQLSVSIERQQESVYAKQDPFLTNKGENFYEPTPDSTERWKENEWYMWKKKLNSSWEEFNSSVENGKRKWLVNKDKDWEDWLKVMEKKWMHYNERMEREYKSDLFERSADWDDQQWEEWIRTEGEQFMELDWKKWMYENKFLLDDWASKEWAKWKKDKIMSWLLSDWKLTEQKYWDDWENKAWPRFVYLRDRENWMRWKERINREWEEWTSWVQDKDKVFVNNKWVGWSKWRDDRRALFDDWMKPFIEKWINQKQWKVWKEERDYALRRNNS is encoded by the exons ATGGACGACGTGGACAGTAATACATTAGATGGCGATTTAGTAGATAGTAATTTAGACAGCCAAATTCTCGATGAAGCAGAAATTGGCAATGATTTATTAGATGGGGGTGCACTAGACACAGAAGCAGTAGATTTTGGTGCACCAGAAAGTGAAGCATTGCTTAATGATGGATTCGAAGGCGACGTGCTAGATGGTGGTATGCCAACCGATAATGTGGTGTTAGATGATATACCAGATGAGGGAATGTATACCCAGGATAATGTAGACGATACCGCGATGAACCCCGATTTTACGGATAAGGCAGGCTTAGGTGAAGAAATAATGGATCATGAAATGTTAGGCGATCAGCCAATGAGTGAGGAAATGCTAG GTGACGCAATGGCAGGTGATGCATACGGAACCGAAGAAAATGTAGATGTACAGTACGATACTGAAGGAGTGGTAGACAGTGAATATCAAGCCGATGAAGCGCCATATGGTGATGACGTAGTTGAAGAAATGCCAGATGCTGATTACGCGTCTGAAGAACTAGACGGCATGGACGATACTACTCTAGGAGAGATTAATTCAGAGGACGTTAATCTAGAAACTGATGAATACGCAAATGTGGACACAGAAGATAGCCACTACGATAATGTAGAGGCAGGAACTAGCGATTATGTAGAAACCGAAAAAGTAGAACCCGCTGTAGTAGAGAGTGTCAACACTGTTAGTAGAAATACTCCTGGTAACAGAAATAACATGTTTCGTGGTAACGTGCTAGGCGGTGGTAGTGTATTGAGTAGAGAAATGTTAGATAAAGCTTTTCTCGCTAAATTTGAAGACAGTGGTTTTCTCCAGAGACTAAAAGATAGCTATAGGAACTTCTTCACGCCAAAGGGTTTTTTAGGTTTCTTTCTTTCACTTTTAAGTATTGCTTTATTCACAATAATGTGTGCGAATTTTCTGAAGCAACTTTCAGTG TCGATAGAGAGGCAGCAAGAGAGTGTCTATGCCAAACAGGATCCATTTTTGACTAATAAGGGAGAGAACTTTTATGAACCCACCCCAGATTCAACGGAAAGATGGAAAGAAAACGAATGGTACatgtggaagaaaaaattgaatagcAGCTGGGAAGAATTCAACAGTTCTgtagaaaatggaaaaagaaaatggctTGTTAATAAGGACAAAGATTGGGAAGATTGGCTAAAAgttatggaaaaaaaatggatgcatTATAATGAAAGAATGGAAAGAGAATACAAATCAGACCTTTTTGAAAGATCTGCAGACTGGGATGACCAACAGTGGGAAGAATGGATCAGAACAGAAGGAGAACAATTCATGGAGTTagattggaaaaaatggatgtaTGAAAATAAGTTCCTCTTAGATGACTGGGCTTCAAAAGAGTGggccaaatggaaaaaagacaaaatcATGTCATGGTTATTAAGTGACTGGAAACTTACTGAACAGAAATATTGGGATGATTGGGAAAATAAAGCATGGCCAAGATTTGTATATTTAAGAGACAGAGAGAACTGGATGAGATGGAAAGAAAGAATAAATAGGGAATGGGAAGAGTGGACAAGCTGGGTACAGGATAAAGATAAAGTATTCGTAAATAACAAATGGGTTGGTTGGTCCAAATGGAGAGATGATAGACGAGCTTTGTTTGATGATTGGATGAAGCCGTTTATTGAAAAATGGATAAATCAAAAACAGTGGAAAGTgtggaaagaagaaagagaTTATGCACTTAGGAGAAATAATTCCTAA
- a CDS encoding variable surface protein Vir21, putative (encoded by transcript PVX_115480A) has product MSEDVIEYEKLIDKDSILSKNDLFNFYKKFNSDCEKFNHEVFCKNDLYNDVAKKNVKDILRKLMRNVNKLSEDNSEDYNNIDKGNYINKRCIYLKYWLYDIILANKIDESNISRLFHELSQNKGKVTSIDKKCEFYALKSREIKDIKKLYDYFVYFDGYKFVKNIINEKIFNNTYLDYLKGAIDVYEKSEIECSKNENTREYCSEFDEYIKRFIDKSVLYSLAEKISSEDVVTLIEKTLEPKSSLLKPSVQGVLEKRVTTKYFLKKIMKYNIYIFY; this is encoded by the exons atgtctgAAGATGTGATagagtatgaaaaattaattgataAG gatagcattttaagtaaaaatgacttatttaatttttataaaaaatttaatagtGATTGCGAAAAATTTAATCATGAGgtcttttgtaaaaatgatttatataatgatgtggcgaaaaaaaatgtaaaagataTTCTTAGAAAGCTAATGAGAAATGTGAATAAACTATCAGAGGACAACAGCGAAGATTATAATAACATTGATAAaggtaattatattaataaacgttgtatatatttaaagtaTTGGTTGTATGATATAATATTAGCTAATAAAATTGATGAATCTAATATTAGTAGGCTTTTCCATGAATTATCCCAAAATAAAGGCAAGGTTACTAGTATAGATAAAAAGTGCGAATTTTATGCTTTGAAATCGAGAGAAAttaaagatataaaaaaactatatgATTATTTTGTATACTTTGATGGATataaatttgtgaaaaatattataaatgaaaaaatattcaataaTACATATCTCGATTATCTAAAAGGAGCTATTGATGTATATGAAAAATCAGAAATTGAGTGTTCTAAAAATGAGAATACGAGAGAATATTGTAGTGAATTTGATGAATACATTAAACGTTTCATTGATAAAAGTGTATTATACTCATTAGCAGAAAAAATTAGTAGCGAAGACGTAGTTACACTAATAGAGAAAACACTTGAACCTAAGAGTTCATTATTAAAACCATCTGTTCAAGGAGTTCTAGAAAAAAGGGTAACAactaaatattttctaaagaaaataatgaaatataacatttatattttctattaa
- a CDS encoding hypothetical protein, conserved (encoded by transcript PVX_115455A) — MINMNTNSKNETNGASNKKSPSTLTLYSIVNFNRKNVRVVKVTTFVSIVLLSFLFLNCHSFICNGNKYDSDADAFQSELTLPNGRTLAEKETSKAQEEGFFTFENEKDEKLRRDGSPYLKVYTNINDLNNLSVNSFKIWKNVIQNMKNHYYKETVNMDDRWRHYMWHMIWEKHYIQNVQRLINKALQELNNPVTKKEKIINNWFQASEEGLEVFLNCVKEQWDNVVSDKHKKAVQSEQTMNEDAKKVKNQLDKKIVTKM, encoded by the exons ATGATAAACATGAATACCAACtcgaaaaatgaaacaaatggAGCGAGCAACAAAAAGTCGCCATCCACTTTAACGTTATATTcaattgtaaattttaatcGCAAAAATGTAAGGGTAGTTAAAGTTACCACTTTTGTGAGCATTGTCCTCCTGTCCTTTTTATTCCTCAATTGTCATTCTTTCATCTG CAACGGTAATAAATATGATAGCGACGCTGACGCATTCCAAAGTGAATTAACCCTACCAAATGGAAGGACCCTAGCAGAGAAAGAAACGTCTAAAGCACAGGAAGAAGGCTTTTTCAcatttgaaaatgaaaaagatgAGAAACTCAGAAGAGATGGTTCGCCATACTTGAAAGTGTACACTAATATAAATGATCTAAATAACCTAAGtgtaaattcttttaaaatttggaaaaacgtgattcaaaatatgaaaaatcaTTACTATAAGGAAACAGTTAACATGGATGACAGATGGAGGCATTATATGTGGCACATGATATGGGAAAAACATTACATACAAAACGTACAACGTCTGATTAATAAAGCTCTTCAAGAATTAAACAATCcagtaacaaaaaaagaaaaaataattaacaacTGGTTCCAAGCGTCTGAGGAGGGCCTAGAGGTTTTCCTCAATTGTGTTAAGGAACAATGGGATAATGTGGTTTCCgataaacacaaaaaagcTGTCCAGAGTGAGCAAACGATGAATGAAGATgccaaaaaagtgaagaaccAACtcgacaaaaaaattgtaacaaaaatgtaa
- a CDS encoding Pv-fam-d protein (encoded by transcript PVX_115470A) → MLEVVGDQTGNVAKEVKELLENDGSVKKLEDEVTNDKPQNEPDQAVVTDETTPKQDSPVTEGGKPEENTELPAKEVKYASSKHDSRKSDYYSDNYDDEEDEDYDYNYRDRRRRGDDRDGRRRGDDRDGRRRGDDRDGRRRDDDRDYRRRGDDRDDRRRDDDRDYRRRGDDRDDRRRDDDRDYRRRGDDRDGRRRGDDRDGRRRGDDRDNRKYRDDDGYPEDRDDRDNRDNRKYRGDRRHPQERDNRKKRHDDRYPEDRDDRDNRKYRDDDGYTDDQDDDRYDQGRAGPKKRGDDRKDQGKTGPKQPGDDGNDQGLDSPKKRGGDRYDDDRDSPKKRGGDRYDDDRDSPKKRGGDRYDDDRDSPKKRGGDRYDDDRDSPKKRGGDRYDDDRDSPKKRGGDRYDDDRDSPKKRGGDRYDDDRDSPKKRGGDRYDDDRDDRKHQYDRSGQKNKKYFDDDYSVYEDGDEDYSVYEYEHYGKPSNYKQPGFDNKRDKSPSKYPAKGYPQKSSNDKYGNVNKGGEMYDSMDLEEDGKKFYGKSQTQPQRSKGYDSKKYYDDDDYDDEDDDYDYDDDDDYDDRRHGPSKYDDPYNKKPGQPQFGQQPGRPGQPGQPQFGQQPGQPGQPGRPGQPGQPGQPGQPQVGPQPGKPGQQPGRPGQPQVGPQGKPSPMGPKKNDSGKEESKEKGGFINKIKNFIKKSDAMYETELLNVMMLSANSKNKTGAKLGIKKQILNKVTILSPVLAMSIFFILFTVFNKVPGMIVSAIFVAIAFIYVIYKHKKCKRMFKVYGKTNDLQKFLEFGNPQQVSYQPEQPQKK, encoded by the coding sequence ATGCTGGAAGTAGTTGGTGACCAAACTGGTAATGTTGCAAAGGAAGTAAAAGAATTATTAGAAAATGACGGATCTGTGAAAAAACTTGAAGATGAAGTGACTAATGATAAACCTCAAAATGAACCTGACCAGGCAGTAGTAACTGATGAGACAACTCCAAAACAAGATTCTCCCGTAACAGAAGGTGGAAAGCCTGAAGAAAATACAGAGTTACCAGCCAAAGAAGTAAAGTATGCATCCAGCAAACACGATAGCAGGAAGAGTGACTATTATTCAGATAATtatgatgatgaagaagatgaagattATGACTACAACTATCGCGACAGGCGTAGGCGTGGTGACGATCGCGATGGTCGTAGGCGTGGTGACGATCGCGATGGTCGTAGGCGTGGTGATGATCGTGATGGTCGTAGACGTGATGACGATCGCGACTATCGTAGACGTGGTGATGATCGCGACGATCGTAGACGTGATGACGATCGCGACTATCGTAGGCGTGGTGATGATCGCGACGATCGTAGACGTGATGACGATCGCGACTATCGTAGGCGTGGTGATGATCGCGATGGTCGTAGACGTGGTGATGATCGCGATGGTCGTAGACGTGGTGACGATCGCGACAACCGCAAATATAGAGATGATGATGGATACCCTGAAGACCGTGACGATCGCGACAATCGAGACAACCGCAAATATCGTGGTGATCGCAGACATCCACAAGAGCGTGACAATCGTAAGAAGCGCCATGATGATAGATACCCTGAGGATCGTGATGATCGCGACAACCGCAAATATAGAGATGATGATGGATATACTGATGACCAAGATGATGACAGATACGACCAAGGCCGAGCCGGTCCTAAAAAACGTGGTGATGACAGAAAAGACCAAGGCAAAACCGGCCCTAAACAACCTGGTGATGACGGAAACGACCAAGGCCTAGACAGTCCAAAAAAACGTGGTGGTGACAGATACGATGATGACAGAGACAGTCCAAAAAAACGTGGTGGTGACAGATACGATGATGACCGAGACAGTCCTAAAAAACGTGGTGGTGACAGATACGATGATGACCGAGACAGTCCTAAAAAACGTGGTGGTGACAGATACGATGATGACCGAGACAGTCCTAAAAAACGTGGTGGTGACAGATACGATGATGACCGAGACAGTCCTAAAAAACGTGGTGGTGACAGATACGATGATGACCGAGACAGTCCTAAAAAACGTGGTGGTGACAGATACGATGATGACCGAGACAGTCCTAAAAAACGTGGTGGTGACAGATACGATGATGACCGAGACGATCGTAAACATCAATATGATCGAAGTGGtcaaaagaataaaaagtaTTTTGATGATGATTATAGTGTCTATGAAGATGGTGATGAAGATTATAGTGTCTATGAATATGAACACTATGGAAAACCTTCAAATTATAAACAACCTGGATTCGATAATAAAAGAGATAAATCACCAAGCAAATATCCTGCCAAGGGTTATCCCCAAAAATCATCGAATGATAAATACGGAAATGTTAACAAAGGTGGAGAAATGTATGATTCAATGGATCTAGAAgaagatggaaaaaaattttacggTAAATCACAGACCCAACCTCAGCGTTCAAAAGGATAcgattcaaaaaaatattatgacgatgatgattatgatgatgaggatgatGATTATGAttacgatgatgatgatgattaTGATGATAGACGACATGGTCCATCAAAATATGATGATccttataataaaaaacctGGACAACCCCAATTTGGTCAACAACCTGGACGACCTGGACAACCTGGACAACCCCAATTTGGTCAACAACCTGGACAACCTGGACAACCTGGACGACCTGGACAACCTGGACAACCTGGACAACCTGGACAGCCCCAAGTTGGCCCACAACCCGGAAAACCTGGTCAACAACCTGGACGACCTGGACAACCTCAAGTTGGTCCTCAAGGTAAACCATCTCCTATgggaccaaaaaaaaatgatagtgGTAAAGAGGAATCTAAAGAAAAAGGTGGctttattaacaaaattaaaaattttataaaaaaatcagaTGCAATGTATGAAACAGAGTTGCTAAACGTAATGATGCTTTCTGCtaatagcaaaaataaaactggAGCAAAACttggaataaaaaaacaaattcttAACAAAGTAACAATCCTTTCTCCCGTTCTCGCAATGAGCatctttttcatattatttaccGTTTTTAATAAAGTTCCAGGTATGATCGTATCTGCCATATTTGTTGCTATAGCATTCATATACGTTATCTATAAGCACAAGAAATGCAAACGTATGTTCAAAGTTTACGGTAAAACCAACGATCTTCAGAAATTTTTAGAATTCGGGAACCCTCAACAAGTTAGCTATCAGCCCGAACAGCCACAAAAGAAATGA